One Nitrososphaerales archaeon genomic window carries:
- a CDS encoding CBS domain-containing protein: MGLNPTVRVKAIMTKDIVSIEKSLSIRSAIKTMVRRNVGSVVITAHGKPVGIVTERDILKSLAYRKAIRPETNVEVIMSKPLVVVKSNATISEAAEIMAKHKIRRLLVKENNNYVGIVTQRDIQHAMTDTFKSLLLL, translated from the coding sequence ATGGGCCTAAATCCTACGGTAAGAGTAAAAGCGATAATGACGAAAGATATTGTTTCTATAGAGAAGAGTCTCAGCATACGATCTGCAATCAAGACAATGGTTCGCAGAAATGTAGGATCTGTTGTAATCACTGCCCATGGGAAGCCGGTAGGAATAGTTACTGAGCGTGATATACTTAAATCTCTGGCCTATAGGAAGGCAATACGGCCTGAAACAAATGTTGAAGTTATAATGAGCAAGCCACTAGTAGTGGTCAAGTCAAACGCTACGATATCCGAGGCAGCGGAAATCATGGCCAAGCATAAAATACGAAGGCTTTTGGTCAAGGAGAACAACAATTATGTTGGAATAGTGACTCAGCGCGATATTCAGCACGCTATGACGGACACATTCAAGTCTCTGCTCCTTCTCTGA
- a CDS encoding CDC48 family AAA ATPase has product MENKKNRNDKKVILTVAEVNASDVGRRIARIDPKVAKELKLSTGDAIEISSGRAKTTVLNWPAYPEDYGKGLIRIDGYVRNKLNVGINDRVEIRKSEVKNAQNITLAPTEPLRILGAEEYLAGLLEGQLVTKGDTIPLGIMGQRVDLVVVSTNPSGAVIITSSTDVKVSEEVAKEGAIPAVTYEDIGGLKEEVTKIREMIDLPLRHPELFKRLGIEAPKGVILHGPPGTGKTLLAKAIANETSANFYSISGPEIMSKFYGESEARLREIFHEAEQNAPSIIFIDELDSIAPKREEVTGEVERRVVAQLLALMDGLSSRGKVVVMGATNRINAVDPALRRAGRFDREIELGVPDRDGRLEILQIHTRGMPLAKDVDLERLADMSHGFVGADLQALAKEAAMRSLRRVLPDIDLSAESIPSSILNRITVTMQDFTDVLKEMEPSAMREVFVEIPNVGWKDVGGLEGVKQELMETIEWPLKYRGLFSQTKVIPPKGILLYGPPGTGKTLIAKAVANESEANFISIKGPELLSKWVGESEKGVREVFRKARQAAPCIIFFDEIDALAPVRGGGYGDSHVTERVISQLLTELDGLEVLKDVVVIAATNRPDIVDPALLRPGRFDRLLYVPPPDRDSRIEIIKIHTQKISLGEDVSIEQLADRTDGYTGADIASFISAAVMLAIREHISKYKDPKEAEKHASELKVCMEHIEEAMRKIRPLSQQELDWYKRISEQFGKPRLPAEVTKVGIL; this is encoded by the coding sequence ATGGAAAATAAGAAAAATAGGAATGATAAAAAGGTCATTCTGACTGTCGCAGAAGTTAATGCAAGTGATGTTGGGAGAAGGATTGCAAGAATAGACCCCAAAGTAGCAAAAGAGCTTAAACTTTCTACAGGCGATGCCATAGAAATCTCGTCTGGAAGAGCGAAGACTACCGTGTTAAACTGGCCTGCATATCCAGAAGATTATGGTAAAGGTTTGATAAGGATAGATGGTTATGTAAGGAACAAACTCAATGTTGGTATTAATGACAGGGTAGAGATCAGAAAGTCAGAGGTAAAGAACGCCCAGAACATCACTTTGGCACCTACAGAACCCCTGCGCATTCTAGGGGCTGAAGAGTATTTGGCTGGGTTACTTGAAGGACAACTTGTAACTAAAGGAGATACAATTCCGCTTGGCATAATGGGACAGAGAGTGGATTTGGTCGTCGTTTCCACCAATCCTAGTGGTGCTGTCATAATTACAAGCAGTACTGACGTAAAAGTATCTGAAGAGGTCGCAAAGGAAGGAGCCATTCCTGCTGTAACCTATGAAGATATTGGTGGGCTGAAAGAAGAGGTTACAAAGATCAGGGAGATGATAGATCTACCGCTAAGACATCCAGAACTTTTCAAGAGGCTGGGAATCGAGGCACCAAAGGGTGTAATACTTCACGGACCACCAGGTACCGGTAAAACCTTACTGGCAAAAGCCATAGCAAATGAAACTAGTGCTAATTTCTATTCAATTAGCGGACCAGAAATCATGAGTAAATTTTATGGCGAGTCTGAGGCAAGATTAAGAGAGATTTTCCATGAGGCAGAACAAAACGCACCATCGATAATATTCATTGATGAATTGGATTCTATAGCACCGAAAAGAGAAGAGGTTACTGGAGAAGTGGAGAGAAGGGTTGTAGCGCAATTGCTAGCCTTAATGGACGGACTTTCATCTAGAGGCAAAGTCGTGGTAATGGGTGCTACCAATAGAATAAACGCGGTGGATCCTGCTTTAAGGCGAGCGGGGAGATTTGATAGAGAGATAGAGCTGGGTGTTCCAGATCGGGATGGCCGTTTAGAGATATTGCAGATCCATACTAGAGGAATGCCCTTGGCGAAGGATGTTGACCTTGAAAGGCTTGCAGACATGAGCCACGGTTTTGTTGGTGCCGATCTACAGGCACTAGCAAAAGAAGCTGCGATGCGTTCATTAAGGCGCGTATTGCCTGACATAGATCTTTCAGCGGAGAGCATACCAAGCTCTATTTTGAATAGGATAACTGTCACTATGCAAGACTTTACTGATGTTCTAAAGGAAATGGAACCCTCTGCAATGAGAGAAGTTTTTGTTGAAATACCTAATGTGGGATGGAAGGATGTTGGAGGGCTAGAGGGTGTGAAGCAAGAGTTAATGGAGACTATAGAATGGCCTCTGAAGTATCGTGGGCTGTTTAGTCAAACAAAAGTAATACCTCCTAAAGGTATCCTTCTTTATGGTCCTCCTGGTACAGGAAAGACACTGATTGCAAAAGCTGTTGCGAATGAAAGTGAAGCTAATTTTATCAGCATAAAGGGACCGGAATTGCTCTCAAAATGGGTAGGGGAGTCTGAAAAAGGTGTGAGAGAGGTGTTCAGAAAAGCAAGGCAGGCAGCTCCATGTATTATCTTCTTTGATGAAATAGATGCCTTGGCTCCAGTTAGAGGAGGTGGTTATGGGGATTCTCACGTTACTGAAAGAGTGATCAGCCAATTACTGACAGAACTGGATGGTTTAGAAGTGTTAAAGGATGTTGTTGTGATAGCAGCTACCAACAGACCAGACATAGTTGACCCTGCGCTGCTTAGACCGGGCAGATTCGATAGATTGCTTTATGTTCCACCACCAGATCGAGATTCGAGGATTGAGATAATTAAGATTCACACACAAAAGATTTCTCTTGGAGAAGATGTTAGCATAGAACAACTTGCAGACAGAACAGATGGTTATACTGGTGCAGATATTGCATCGTTTATCTCTGCAGCAGTAATGCTCGCCATTCGCGAGCATATATCAAAGTACAAAGATCCTAAGGAAGCAGAAAAGCATGCATCAGAGCTTAAGGTATGCATGGAACACATTGAGGAAGCAATGAGAAAGATTAGACCGTTATCGCAGCAGGAATTGGACTGGTATAAGCGTATATCTGAGCAATTTGGCAAACCACGGCTTCCTGCCGAGGTCACAAAGGTAGGTATTCTGTGA